The segment GTTCCGCGAGGGCGACTACCAGCAGACCGACGTCGTGGTGTTCACCGTCGGGGTCCGCCCGCGCGACGAGCTCGCTCGGGATGCCGGCCTGGCGGTGCATCCGCGAGGCGGCGTGGTGGTGGACGAGGGGTGCGGCACGTCCGATCCGCGAATACTCGCGATCGGCGAGGTGGCGAACTTCGACGGGATGTCCGTCGGACTCGTCGCGCCCGGGTACGCCATGGCCGAGGTCGCGGCGACGCGCCTCCTCGGCGGGGCGGCCGATTTTCCCGGCTACGACCTGTCCACCAAGCTCAAGCTCTCGGGGGTGGACGTCGCGAGTTTCGGCGACGCGTTCGCCGAGACGCCCGGCGCGCTCGACGTCGTGTACGCCGATCCGGTCGCCGGCGTCTACAAGAAGCTGGTGCTCTCCGATGACGCCCGAACCCTCCTGGGCGGCATCCTGGTGGGCGACGCCTCCGCCTACGGCTCACTCCGCCCCCTCGTGGGCGGACCACTGGGCGGCGACCCCTCCGCGTACCTGGTGCCGGAGGGCTCTTCGTCCGCGCCCTCGGGCGACCTCCCCGATGCCGCGACGGTGTGCTCCTGCAACAGCGTGACCGCCGGGGCCATCCGATCCGCGGTGCATGACGAGGGGTGCGCCGACATCGCTGCCGTCAAGGCGTGCACGCGCGCGGGGGCGGCCTGCGGCTCGTGCGTCCCGCTGATCAAGAAGCTCGTCGGCGCCGAGCTCGCACGGGCCGGTGCGACGATCAGCAGCGCACTGTGCGAGCACATCGGGATGTCGCGGCGCCAGCTGTTCGACGCCGTGCGGGTGTCGGGTTCGACCACCTTCAGCGCCATCATGGCGCGCTTCGGCACCGGACGGGGATGCGACATCTGCAAGCCGGTGATCGCCAGCATCCTCTCCACTCTCACGCACGCCCATGTGCTCGACGGCGAGAACGCCGCACTCCAGGACACCAACGACCACGTGATGGCGAACCTGCAGAAGGACGGCAGCTACTCGGTCGTGCCACGGATCCCGGGAGGTGAGATCACTCCCGAAGGACTCGTGGTGATCGGGGAGGTCGCCCGCGACTTCGGTCTCTACACGAAGATCACTGGGGGCCAGCGCATCGACATGTTCGGGGCGCGCCTGGAGCAGTTGCCGCAGATCTGGAAGCGGCTGGTCGATGCCGGATTCGAGTCGGGGCACGCCTACGGCAAGTCCCTGCGGACGGTGAAGTCGTGCGTGGGTTCCACGTGGTGCCGATACGGGGTGCAGGACTCCGTCGGGATGGCCGTCGCGCTCGAGCTGCGCTATCGCGGGCTGCGCTCTCCGCACAAGCTGAAGATGGGAGTGTCGGGGTGCGCCCGCGAGTGCGCCGAAGCGAGAGGAAAGGACGTCGGCGTCATCGCCACCGAGGCCGGGTGGAACCTGTACGTCGGCGGGAACGGCGGCTTCACTCCGCGGCACGCGGTCCTGCTCGCCGAGGGCCTGAGCGATGACGAGCTGCTGACCGCGATCGACCGCTTCGTCATGTACTACATCTTCACCGCCGACCGGTTGCAGCGGACCGCGCCGTGGCTGGAAGATCTCGACGGCGGCGTGGAGGAGCTCCGATCGGTGATCTTCGACGACCGCTTGGGGATCTGCGGAGACCTCGACGCCGCCATGGCGCGGCACATCGAGGCCTACGAGGACGAGTGGAAGGCGACGCTCGAGGACCCGGAGAAGCTCCATCGCTTCGCGTCGTTCGTGAACGCCCCGACGACGCCCGACCCCTCCCTGGCGTATGTCTCGGAGCGGGGACAGCCGAGGCCCGCGACCTCCGCCGAGCGCTCCGACGGCGCCGTCGTCATCGCCGGAACCACGTTGGAGGTGCGGCGATGAGTCTCGCAGCCGTTCGCAGAGACGCCGTCGGCATCCCCAGCGCGGCGCCCGAGGGCTGGGTGCGCGTGTGCGCTCTGAGCGACCTCGCCGTCGAACGAGGGTCGGCGTGCCTCCTCGACGACACCCAGATCGCCCTCTTCCGGCTGCACACCGGGCGGGTGCATGCGGTGGCCAATCACGACCCGTACAGCGGTGCGCAGGTCATCAGCCGTGGCATCGTCGGCACGCGCGACGGCATTCCGACGGTCGCGTCGCCCATGTACAAGCAGGTCTTCGACCTTCGGACAGGTGTCTGCCTGGACACTCAGGGACGCGAAGCCGCCGGGCTGCAGGTGTTCCCGGCATCCGTTCTCGGGGGCGATGTCTGGATCCGGTGGGGGGATGAGAGATGACCGCACTGATCGGACTGTCGTTGCACGGGCGAGCCGTGCTCTTCGTGGGCGGCGGTGCCGTCGCCGCACGCCGTCTTCCGCGGTTCGTCCGCGAGGGTGCACGGGTCAGCGTGGTGGCTCCGAAGCTGTCCCCGCAGGTGCGGGCGCGTGTGGACGCCGGCGAGATCCGGTGGCTCGCCCGAGGGGTCGAGGAGGAGGATGTCCACGACGTCTGGCTCGTGCACACGGCGACCGGGGACGCCCGGGTCGACGCGGCAGTGGCCCGCTGGTGCGATGCGCGCAGGACATTCTGCGTCAACGCGTCCGATGGAGCGCATGGGAGTGCACGGCTCGCCGCCGAGGCCCGGTCGGGCGACGTCGTCGTCGGCGTGGCATCCGACAGCGGCGTCGACCCCCGTCGCGCAGCGCGAGTGCGCGACGGCATCGCTGCTCGGCTCCGCGACGGCGCGTACCCGGTGCGGTCCCGCCGGCGCCGCCTCGGCGGCGGGCGCGTCGACCTCGTCGGCGGGGGCCCCGGACCCCTCGATCTCCTCACGGTGCGGGCGCGACGGCTCCTGGCGGAAGCGGACGTGATCGTGGCCGACCGGCTGGGCCCGGTCGATCTCGCTGGTGAGGTCGACCCTGATGTCGAGATCATCGACGTCGGCAAGCGGCCGGGCCATCACCCGGTGCCGCAAGAGGAGATCAACGACCTTCTCGTGCGGCTCGCGCGAGAGGGCAAGCGGGTCGTCCGGCTCAAGGGCGGCGACCCCTTCGTCTACGGCCGGGGCGGCGAGGAGGTCGCCGCGTGTCTGGCCGCCGGCGTGCCCGTCGACGTCGTGCCGGGTCTCACCAGCATCGTCTCCGTCCCGCAGGCAGCCGGCATTCCCGTCACGCATCGCGGGGTCTCGGCGGGCGTGCACGTCGTCAACGGGCAGGGCGAGATCTCGCCGACCACCCTGGCCGCGCTGGGCGACCCGGCGATGACGACCGTGGTCCTCATGGGCGTCGCCGCACTTCCCCGCCTGGTCGCCGCCGCGGCGGCGGCGGGAGTCCCCCGCTCCCGACCGGTGGCCATCGTCGAGAGAGGTCACACCCCGCAGCAGCGCACGACGTGGACGAACCTCGGAGATGCTCTCGCCGACGCCGCGTCGGCGGGTGTCGAGAACCCCGCGGTGATCGTCGTCGGCGATGTCGCACGGGCAGGGCTGCTGCTGCCCCGGCCTCAGTTGGCGGGTGATGCGTCGAGGTGACGTCCCCCGCACACCCTGCCCTCTCCGCCGCCCTGGCCGGCTGCACAATCGTGATCGCCGTGGACCGACGCTCGGCCGAGCTCACCGCTGCGCTCGAGCGTCACGGGGCGGAGGTACGCCAGGCCGCGCCGCTGACGATCGTGCCGCACATCGACGATGAGGCGCTGATCGACGCGACTCGGGCGCTCATCGCCGGCCCCCCGGACGTGGTGGTCGCGACCACCGGAGTAGGGTTCCGCGGCTGGATGGAAGCGGCGGAGGAGGCCGGGCTGAGTGCTTCCCTGCACGACGCGCTCGCCGGGGCCCAGATCGTCGCCCGGGGCCCCAAGGCCCGGGGCGCCATCCAGCAGGCCGGCCTCACCGCGGACTGGGTGGCCGAGTCGGAGACCTCGGCAGAGCTCGGAGAGTTCCTCCTCGCCGAAGGCGTGTCCGGCCGCAGGATCGCCGTGCAGCACCATGGCTCCGGCGCCGACGGCCTCGACGAGCTCTTCGCGGAGGCGGGGGCCGAGGTCGTCAGTCTCACCGTGTACCGGTGGGGGCCCCCGCCCGACCCGGCGGTGGTCACCCGCTCGGTCACCGCGAGCGCACGCGCCCAGGTCGATGCGGTCCTGTTCACCTCGGCCCCCGGGGCGGCGGAGTGGCTGGCGGCGGCGCGGCGCGAGACCGCGCTGGCCGACATCGTGCGGCTGTCCGATTCCGGTGAGCCTCGTCGTCGCCGCCGTCGGGCCGGTCACGGCGGCCCCGCTCCTCGACGCGGGCATCCGGCCCCTCATCGCCGAGCGCGGTCGGCTCGGCTCGCTGGTGCGTGCCGTCGTCACGCACTTCGGCGGCGGTCGCGCTCCCTCCGTGAGCACCTCGGTCGGAGTGCTGGAGATCCGCAGCGGCGGAGCGGTCCTGGACGGCCGGTTCACGCCTCTCTCACCGACGGGAGTGGCCCTGCTGCGACGGCTGTTCGCCGCCCGGGGCGGGGTTGTCTCCCGCA is part of the Microbacterium sp. ET2 genome and harbors:
- the nirB gene encoding nitrite reductase large subunit NirB; translated protein: MSSAGTTGSHLVVVGAGMVAHRFVESLLARTGEEWRLTVVGEEQHHPYDRVALTSFFSGASAEDLALDRSVLTDPRVDLRLGVRVTRIDRQEQRVRLSDGSVLGYDRLVLATGSYAARPVVDGFDSAGCFVYRTLDDVADLRAFASSRAAEVGRPVTGTVIGGGLLGLEAAGALQGMGVECTVVQASDRLMSAQLDRPAGDALRRLIEARGIRVRTSSVTTRLDADRRGRVLGLEFREGDYQQTDVVVFTVGVRPRDELARDAGLAVHPRGGVVVDEGCGTSDPRILAIGEVANFDGMSVGLVAPGYAMAEVAATRLLGGAADFPGYDLSTKLKLSGVDVASFGDAFAETPGALDVVYADPVAGVYKKLVLSDDARTLLGGILVGDASAYGSLRPLVGGPLGGDPSAYLVPEGSSSAPSGDLPDAATVCSCNSVTAGAIRSAVHDEGCADIAAVKACTRAGAACGSCVPLIKKLVGAELARAGATISSALCEHIGMSRRQLFDAVRVSGSTTFSAIMARFGTGRGCDICKPVIASILSTLTHAHVLDGENAALQDTNDHVMANLQKDGSYSVVPRIPGGEITPEGLVVIGEVARDFGLYTKITGGQRIDMFGARLEQLPQIWKRLVDAGFESGHAYGKSLRTVKSCVGSTWCRYGVQDSVGMAVALELRYRGLRSPHKLKMGVSGCARECAEARGKDVGVIATEAGWNLYVGGNGGFTPRHAVLLAEGLSDDELLTAIDRFVMYYIFTADRLQRTAPWLEDLDGGVEELRSVIFDDRLGICGDLDAAMARHIEAYEDEWKATLEDPEKLHRFASFVNAPTTPDPSLAYVSERGQPRPATSAERSDGAVVIAGTTLEVRR
- the nirD gene encoding nitrite reductase small subunit NirD, encoding MSLAAVRRDAVGIPSAAPEGWVRVCALSDLAVERGSACLLDDTQIALFRLHTGRVHAVANHDPYSGAQVISRGIVGTRDGIPTVASPMYKQVFDLRTGVCLDTQGREAAGLQVFPASVLGGDVWIRWGDER
- the cobA gene encoding uroporphyrinogen-III C-methyltransferase, whose protein sequence is MTALIGLSLHGRAVLFVGGGAVAARRLPRFVREGARVSVVAPKLSPQVRARVDAGEIRWLARGVEEEDVHDVWLVHTATGDARVDAAVARWCDARRTFCVNASDGAHGSARLAAEARSGDVVVGVASDSGVDPRRAARVRDGIAARLRDGAYPVRSRRRRLGGGRVDLVGGGPGPLDLLTVRARRLLAEADVIVADRLGPVDLAGEVDPDVEIIDVGKRPGHHPVPQEEINDLLVRLAREGKRVVRLKGGDPFVYGRGGEEVAACLAAGVPVDVVPGLTSIVSVPQAAGIPVTHRGVSAGVHVVNGQGEISPTTLAALGDPAMTTVVLMGVAALPRLVAAAAAAGVPRSRPVAIVERGHTPQQRTTWTNLGDALADAASAGVENPAVIVVGDVARAGLLLPRPQLAGDASR